The following are encoded together in the Oceanobacillus zhaokaii genome:
- a CDS encoding YunC family protein, translating to MITVNPLEVEGMFFTAITVELPKTNLLMISNDIGYIMCAALDVDIFNEIPKLMERKVIAGRAVGVRTIEELLNAPLEKITDASKSYGWEVGMTGRDALVNIS from the coding sequence ATGATCACGGTGAATCCCCTAGAGGTTGAAGGTATGTTTTTCACAGCGATTACAGTAGAGCTACCAAAAACGAATTTATTAATGATCTCGAATGACATCGGGTATATTATGTGTGCAGCACTGGATGTCGACATCTTTAATGAAATTCCGAAATTAATGGAACGGAAGGTAATCGCTGGTCGAGCAGTTGGCGTAAGAACCATTGAAGAATTATTAAATGCACCATTAGAAAAAATTACAGATGCGTCCAAGTCTTATGGCTGGGAAGTTGGCATGACCGGTAGAGATGCGCTCGTTAACATATCTTAA
- a CDS encoding bifunctional metallophosphatase/5'-nucleotidase: MEEKLFIYYTNDFHSNFEQWPRVAGFLEEAKSTRETHGDQYWIFDIGDHVDRVHPISEASMGRANIKLMNELGYDLVTLGNNEGITLSHDDLHHLYDQANFDVVCSNLHSMDQQEPDWLKRNRIIETDSGVKIGVIGLTAPFNDYYDLLNWHVSPQYEALDSYVKVLKQSTDIIILLSHLGISEDQEIARRYEDIDLIIGGHTHHLLRTGENINQTLITAAGKHSLFIGEVILTWDHEKRFLVQKEAYATDITEVPKDLMTEQTLFQMQMKADQQLGKPIVHLKEPIEVKWFQDTAIVKELTNTLKDWTMADCAMLNAGLLLDQLPAGDITYGDVHRICPHPINPVVVELRGNELLEVIRAAFTKDFMELKLKGFGFRGEVIGRMMFSGIQVETDFHDNGEEYVVDAVFDGGIPFDMEKTYTVATADTFTFGRLLPEIARSETKHYFLPEFLRDLLAVTLKNKFAM, encoded by the coding sequence ATGGAAGAGAAATTATTTATTTATTATACAAATGATTTTCATAGCAATTTTGAACAATGGCCAAGGGTGGCTGGATTTTTGGAAGAAGCAAAATCGACAAGGGAAACACATGGTGATCAATATTGGATCTTTGACATCGGTGACCATGTTGATCGCGTTCATCCTATATCTGAAGCATCGATGGGCAGAGCAAATATAAAACTTATGAATGAGTTAGGGTATGACCTTGTGACACTTGGTAATAACGAAGGAATTACATTATCACATGATGATCTACATCATCTTTATGATCAAGCAAACTTTGACGTTGTATGCTCGAATCTGCATAGTATGGACCAGCAGGAACCTGATTGGCTAAAACGAAATCGAATAATTGAAACGGATAGTGGTGTGAAAATAGGTGTAATAGGGTTAACCGCTCCATTTAATGACTATTATGATTTATTAAATTGGCATGTTTCTCCTCAATACGAGGCACTGGATAGTTATGTGAAAGTGTTAAAGCAATCAACAGATATTATCATTCTATTATCCCATCTTGGCATTAGTGAGGACCAGGAAATCGCTAGAAGATATGAGGATATTGATCTGATTATCGGCGGGCATACCCATCATCTGCTTCGAACAGGTGAAAATATTAATCAAACATTGATAACTGCAGCAGGGAAGCACAGCCTCTTTATAGGTGAAGTTATTTTGACTTGGGATCATGAAAAGCGGTTTCTTGTGCAGAAAGAAGCTTATGCAACAGATATTACGGAGGTACCTAAGGATTTAATGACGGAGCAAACATTATTCCAGATGCAAATGAAGGCGGACCAACAATTAGGGAAGCCGATAGTACATCTTAAAGAGCCAATTGAAGTAAAGTGGTTCCAGGATACTGCAATTGTGAAGGAATTAACGAATACATTAAAAGACTGGACGATGGCCGATTGTGCAATGTTGAATGCGGGATTGCTTCTCGACCAACTACCAGCAGGAGATATTACATATGGGGATGTGCACCGTATATGTCCACATCCAATCAATCCAGTAGTAGTTGAGCTTCGTGGTAATGAATTATTAGAAGTGATACGAGCGGCATTTACGAAGGATTTCATGGAATTAAAACTAAAAGGATTTGGTTTCCGTGGTGAAGTCATTGGCAGGATGATGTTTTCGGGAATACAGGTTGAAACCGACTTTCATGATAATGGTGAAGAATATGTAGTAGATGCAGTATTTGATGGTGGCATTCCATTTGATATGGAAAAGACATATACTGTTGCAACTGCTGATACCTTTACATTTGGACGATTACTGCCGGAAATTGCAAGATCTGAAACGAAACACTATTTTCTACCTGAATTCTTACGCGACTTATTAGCAGTGACATTAAAGAATAAATTTGCAATGTGA
- a CDS encoding LysR family transcriptional regulator: protein MNIDSLKMFCLVIEEGSISQAARLNNVSQPAVTKQIHQMENIYGTLLFDRINGKLKLTEAGHALYPYAKEIVKEFSRSKETVQQVIGNNEQKLSLGASLTIGEYLLPELLGKFKTEYPNMNLLLNIGNTPSILEKLENDVIDIALVEGAVDNNSFQTIKFADDELIFICPYNHPWKQRMNIELQDLIKEHLIWRESTSGTRVIIEKALERYGVLDKIESYMELGSTQAIKSAVEAGLGISILPRITVAKELKHNELCEVKIQDFKLDRDLWLVLKPTRFSRDNVEKFKNFILSTDG from the coding sequence ATGAATATTGACAGCTTAAAAATGTTTTGCTTAGTAATTGAAGAAGGTAGTATCAGTCAAGCAGCGCGGTTAAACAATGTCTCGCAACCAGCTGTGACAAAACAGATTCATCAGATGGAAAATATATATGGAACATTATTATTTGATCGTATAAATGGGAAATTAAAGTTAACAGAAGCAGGTCATGCTCTCTATCCTTATGCAAAGGAAATTGTAAAGGAATTTTCCCGTTCCAAAGAAACCGTTCAACAAGTTATAGGAAACAATGAGCAGAAACTTAGCTTAGGAGCTTCCCTAACCATTGGAGAGTACCTCCTCCCTGAGTTATTAGGGAAATTTAAAACGGAATACCCTAATATGAATCTTTTATTAAATATTGGTAACACCCCCTCCATATTAGAGAAGCTCGAAAATGATGTAATTGATATCGCTCTCGTAGAAGGGGCTGTTGATAATAATAGCTTCCAAACAATAAAATTTGCGGACGATGAATTAATCTTTATTTGTCCATATAATCACCCTTGGAAACAGCGCATGAATATTGAACTTCAAGATTTAATTAAGGAACATCTGATTTGGCGCGAGTCTACATCAGGAACACGGGTGATTATCGAAAAGGCGCTTGAGAGATATGGCGTCCTTGACAAAATCGAGAGCTATATGGAGTTAGGAAGTACTCAAGCCATTAAGAGTGCCGTTGAAGCTGGATTAGGAATTAGTATTTTACCAAGAATCACGGTCGCAAAAGAATTAAAACACAATGAGCTTTGTGAGGTAAAAATTCAGGATTTTAAATTAGATAGAGATTTATGGTTAGTACTAAAACCAACAAGGTTTAGCAGGGACAATGTAGAAAAATTTAAAAATTTTATTTTATCTACGGATGGTTGA
- a CDS encoding Na+/H+ antiporter NhaC family protein → MEGTIYALIPALIMLILVLVTRKVLLSLGTGIIVGALFIHDFNIVESMKEVWLVFYQIFFVDGSPNWGNVLLLVFLFLLGIMTAFLQASGGSRAFGEWMIKRVKTRAGAQVMTGILGIIIFVDDYFSSLSIGQIARPLTDRHRVSRAKLAYFIDSMAAPITVLSPISSWGAYIIGILGGLFAANGITSMQPIEAFIMMIPLNFYAIIAVLLVFIVAIFNFNIGPMRTHEDRAVQTGELLDPNQNNVPGDLSDVFEPNKNGRVYHLIVPIIMLFVATIVAMLVTGIQATEGKASVITAFANTNVNLSLFIGGLMAVLTSAIFHFSQKQPRENIGKIFVEGLKTMLPAINILLLAWMVGSIISTLEIGAYLAEVVNNASINVSFIPLIFFAVTLLMSLATGTSWGTFGMMLPIGVEIMMHTDSQLLLPALAAILSGSVFGDHCSPISDTTILSATGAGSNHMDHVLTQLPYAIMAAIIAAIGFLVIGFTNQVVLALFVSVVLLAIAVFVQHFLLARKTSA, encoded by the coding sequence ATGGAAGGTACGATTTATGCACTAATACCAGCACTTATTATGTTAATTCTCGTATTAGTGACAAGAAAGGTTCTTTTATCATTAGGGACAGGAATTATCGTTGGAGCTTTATTTATTCACGATTTTAATATAGTGGAATCAATGAAGGAAGTTTGGCTTGTATTTTATCAAATATTTTTTGTAGATGGCTCGCCTAATTGGGGGAACGTACTATTGTTAGTCTTCCTGTTTTTACTAGGTATTATGACGGCGTTCCTGCAAGCATCTGGCGGGAGCAGAGCGTTTGGTGAGTGGATGATCAAACGAGTAAAAACTCGTGCTGGTGCACAGGTGATGACAGGAATACTTGGCATCATTATTTTCGTTGATGATTATTTCAGCAGTTTATCGATTGGACAAATTGCTCGGCCATTGACAGACCGTCATCGGGTTTCTCGAGCGAAGCTAGCATATTTTATTGATTCAATGGCAGCGCCAATAACGGTATTATCACCAATCTCCAGTTGGGGTGCGTATATTATTGGTATATTAGGTGGTTTATTTGCTGCTAATGGAATAACATCGATGCAGCCTATTGAAGCATTTATCATGATGATTCCACTTAATTTTTATGCAATTATAGCAGTCTTACTTGTATTTATTGTGGCAATCTTTAATTTTAATATTGGTCCAATGCGAACACATGAAGATAGAGCTGTCCAAACCGGAGAGCTATTGGATCCAAACCAAAATAATGTGCCTGGGGATTTAAGTGATGTATTTGAGCCAAATAAAAATGGAAGAGTATATCATTTAATTGTTCCGATTATCATGCTGTTTGTTGCAACAATTGTTGCAATGCTGGTTACAGGAATACAAGCTACAGAAGGAAAAGCAAGCGTAATAACAGCTTTTGCCAATACGAATGTAAATTTATCATTATTTATTGGTGGGTTAATGGCTGTATTAACATCTGCAATCTTTCACTTTTCACAAAAACAGCCACGGGAAAACATTGGGAAAATATTTGTTGAGGGATTAAAGACAATGCTGCCCGCAATTAATATTTTACTATTAGCATGGATGGTCGGTTCAATCATCAGCACACTGGAAATAGGAGCTTATTTAGCAGAGGTCGTAAATAATGCGTCCATTAATGTCAGCTTCATACCTCTCATTTTCTTTGCTGTTACTCTATTGATGTCTCTAGCAACTGGAACCTCATGGGGAACATTTGGTATGATGCTGCCAATCGGTGTTGAAATAATGATGCATACGGATAGCCAATTACTTTTACCTGCTCTAGCAGCTATCCTTTCAGGTTCTGTATTTGGTGATCATTGTTCGCCAATTTCTGATACGACGATACTTTCCGCCACTGGGGCGGGCTCGAACCATATGGACCATGTGTTGACACAGCTTCCATATGCAATTATGGCAGCGATTATTGCAGCAATTGGTTTCTTAGTGATTGGATTTACCAATCAAGTAGTCCTTGCGCTATTCGTTTCGGTCGTGCTACTAGCAATAGCAGTCTTTGTACAGCATTTCTTATTGGCTAGAAAAACTTCAGCATAA
- a CDS encoding sulfite exporter TauE/SafE family protein, which yields MVFLICLLIGMMTAFIGAVAGIGGGIILVPSLFFMQSISEAFSWATPQAIVGISLVTMIFTGLSSTLAYVKGKRIDYQTGLLFLIGSIPGGVIGSWLNQFINADVFLLYFGILMIVISLLMFIKRDRSAFKLNPESTGVRSFTLHGITYHYRIPILSAIILSLFVGILSGLFGIGGGSIIVPAMILLFSVPAHIATATSMFMIFFVSIAGSATHLVLGNITWEYAIFFIPGAWIGGRLGAWLNQRLPSKILEWILRILLIIIGIRMVFQGLA from the coding sequence TTGGTATTTCTTATTTGTTTATTAATTGGTATGATGACAGCATTTATTGGTGCTGTGGCAGGAATAGGTGGCGGAATTATTCTAGTACCGAGCCTATTTTTCATGCAAAGTATTTCTGAAGCTTTCTCTTGGGCAACACCACAGGCAATTGTTGGTATATCATTGGTTACAATGATATTCACTGGTTTATCCTCTACCCTTGCATATGTAAAGGGCAAACGGATTGACTACCAAACAGGATTGTTGTTTCTAATTGGGAGTATTCCTGGCGGGGTTATTGGATCTTGGCTAAATCAATTTATTAATGCAGATGTGTTTTTGCTTTATTTTGGCATCTTAATGATTGTCATTTCGTTGTTAATGTTTATTAAAAGGGACAGGTCTGCTTTCAAATTGAATCCGGAATCAACTGGGGTGCGATCCTTTACATTACATGGAATAACCTATCATTATCGTATTCCAATACTAAGCGCTATTATTCTTTCCCTCTTTGTAGGGATTTTATCGGGTTTATTTGGTATTGGTGGCGGATCAATTATTGTTCCAGCAATGATCCTTTTATTTAGTGTCCCAGCACATATTGCCACAGCGACCTCAATGTTTATGATTTTCTTTGTTAGTATAGCTGGTTCGGCGACACATCTAGTATTGGGGAATATTACATGGGAGTACGCAATATTCTTTATACCTGGTGCATGGATAGGCGGCAGATTAGGCGCATGGTTAAATCAGCGACTGCCTAGCAAAATACTGGAGTGGATATTACGTATACTGCTAATTATTATCGGTATTCGGATGGTTTTTCAAGGACTTGCATAA
- the sufB gene encoding Fe-S cluster assembly protein SufB, translating to MAKNVPEIEEYQYGFRDRDVSVFRTERGLTRKVVEEISKMKNEPQWMLDYRLKSLQHFYDRPMPQWGGDLEGLDFDEIVYYVKPSERQGKTWDEVPDEIKQTFDKLGIPEAEQKYLAGVSAQYESEVVYHSLKEDLEEMGIIFLDTDTALQEHEELVKEYFGTVIPYSDNKFSALNSAVWSGGSFIYIPKGVKATSPLQAYFRINSENMGQFERTLIIVDEGASVHYVEGCTAPVYTTNSLHSAVVEIIVKKDGYCRYTTIQNWANNVYNLVTKRAVVDANGTMEWIDGNIGSKLTMKYPAIHLRGEGARGNTISIAIAGRGQVQDAGAKMYHLAPNTSSSIVSKSFSKQGGKVSYRGLVHFGRKADGSRSNIECDTLILDNESTSDTIPYNEIYNDNISLEHEAKVSKVSEEQLFYLMSRGLSEQEATEMIVMGFIEPFTKELPMEYAVEMNRLIKFEMEGSIG from the coding sequence ATGGCAAAGAATGTACCAGAAATAGAAGAATATCAGTATGGGTTTCGTGACCGTGATGTTTCCGTCTTTCGTACAGAAAGAGGGCTGACTCGTAAAGTAGTGGAAGAAATTTCCAAAATGAAAAATGAACCTCAATGGATGTTGGATTATCGCTTGAAATCATTACAGCATTTCTACGACCGACCAATGCCACAATGGGGTGGAGACCTTGAAGGATTAGATTTCGATGAAATTGTATACTATGTAAAACCATCGGAAAGACAAGGGAAAACTTGGGATGAAGTACCAGATGAAATCAAACAAACATTTGATAAATTAGGTATACCTGAAGCCGAGCAAAAATATTTAGCTGGTGTTTCAGCACAATATGAATCGGAAGTAGTTTACCATAGTCTTAAAGAAGACCTCGAAGAAATGGGAATCATCTTTTTGGATACAGATACTGCATTACAAGAGCATGAAGAACTTGTTAAAGAATACTTCGGAACCGTTATTCCGTATTCAGATAATAAATTCTCTGCATTAAACTCGGCTGTCTGGTCTGGCGGTTCATTCATTTATATACCAAAAGGTGTGAAGGCAACTTCACCACTTCAAGCATATTTCCGAATTAACTCAGAAAACATGGGACAGTTCGAGAGAACCCTAATTATTGTTGATGAGGGTGCATCTGTCCATTATGTTGAAGGCTGTACGGCACCAGTTTATACTACAAACTCACTTCATAGTGCGGTTGTAGAAATCATTGTTAAGAAAGATGGCTATTGCCGTTATACAACGATTCAAAACTGGGCAAACAACGTGTATAATCTAGTAACAAAACGTGCGGTAGTTGATGCAAATGGTACGATGGAATGGATTGATGGAAACATTGGTTCTAAACTTACAATGAAATACCCGGCCATTCATTTAAGAGGTGAAGGTGCACGTGGAAACACAATTTCAATCGCGATAGCTGGGCGCGGACAAGTGCAAGATGCAGGAGCTAAGATGTATCATTTAGCACCAAACACATCTTCATCGATTGTTTCCAAATCGTTCTCCAAGCAAGGTGGAAAGGTTTCATATCGTGGATTAGTACATTTCGGACGTAAAGCTGATGGATCTCGCTCTAATATCGAGTGTGATACACTGATTCTAGATAATGAATCAACATCGGATACAATTCCATATAATGAAATTTACAATGATAATATTTCTTTGGAGCATGAAGCGAAAGTTTCTAAAGTATCAGAAGAGCAATTATTCTACTTGATGAGTAGAGGTTTATCTGAACAAGAAGCTACAGAAATGATTGTAATGGGCTTCATTGAACCATTTACAAAAGAACTTCCAATGGAATACGCAGTTGAAATGAATCGACTGATTAAGTTTGAAATGGAAGGCTCTATTGGATAA
- a CDS encoding Gmad2 immunoglobulin-like domain-containing protein, whose protein sequence is MILPLPTSLNIVVWSPLPRTRVVNNQRIEDQARAFEANVLHQLRDANGIIVSGERATKAVEGAQYMESSLILYHSIEPLHQIQVNFGFTLEGLKMVVSKIW, encoded by the coding sequence TTGATTCTTCCTTTACCAACCTCTCTAAATATTGTAGTATGGTCTCCTCTCCCAAGAACAAGAGTTGTTAATAATCAAAGAATAGAAGATCAAGCAAGAGCTTTTGAAGCTAATGTTTTACACCAATTAAGAGATGCTAACGGAATTATAGTTTCTGGAGAACGTGCTACAAAGGCTGTTGAGGGGGCCCAGTATATGGAGAGTTCACTAATACTTTACCATTCGATAGAACCCCTACATCAAATACAGGTGAACTTTGGGTTTACACTAGAAGGGCTAAAGATGGTAGTATCCAAGATTTGGTGA
- a CDS encoding NADPH-dependent FMN reductase, with protein sequence MKLVGVSGALAGEKTSLAVHDVLIAAKRRDPSITTELIDLREYQVEFSVGQPIALYNDDTMNVVKKIMSADFLVFGTPIYQASISGALKNLLDLLPENAFKYKVTGIIATGWTNKHFLVPEYQLKPVLSYFKGLIPTGNVYIHNNSFNEESDEIINQEVSERIERLAEEMIYLQRGINNR encoded by the coding sequence ATGAAACTTGTTGGAGTATCAGGTGCGCTTGCTGGTGAAAAGACTTCATTAGCTGTTCACGATGTTTTAATCGCAGCCAAACGTCGAGATCCATCTATAACTACGGAATTAATTGATCTAAGGGAGTATCAGGTTGAATTTTCTGTTGGGCAGCCGATAGCTCTTTATAATGACGATACCATGAACGTCGTGAAAAAAATCATGTCCGCTGATTTCCTAGTATTTGGCACACCAATTTATCAAGCATCTATTTCAGGGGCATTAAAGAATCTTCTAGACCTTCTTCCTGAAAATGCCTTTAAATACAAAGTAACAGGAATCATAGCAACAGGATGGACTAACAAACATTTTCTAGTGCCAGAATATCAGCTAAAGCCTGTTCTTTCTTATTTTAAAGGTTTAATCCCAACAGGAAATGTCTATATCCATAATAATTCCTTTAATGAAGAAAGTGATGAAATTATCAATCAAGAAGTGTCTGAAAGAATTGAAAGACTTGCTGAGGAAATGATTTATTTGCAAAGAGGGATTAATAATAGATAA
- the yunB gene encoding sporulation protein YunB: MFRQRRRFGKKSSGSPPAKGILVITIILFLFFIMLSIWIIDKGIQPTLMEIAEMKTDEFATRAINSAVQFAEDYSFEELVEISYDEAGHPAVYSYNPVIMNEIYRGATERVEEFFLYVNRGEPYEFDYPLEEIPEYSGAVDSRAEQDPTLVEIPLGQVTRNTVLANLGPKIPVNLEVIGSVRTNFKRETEDFGINGAWLSLYLQIEADVQIIIPFTTEVHTVSKEIYIDGGAIMSKVPDFYGGDGGGPSIAIPKEDLNNNE; this comes from the coding sequence ATGTTTAGACAGCGAAGAAGATTCGGTAAAAAAAGTAGTGGATCGCCTCCAGCCAAAGGGATCTTAGTAATTACAATAATCTTATTCCTGTTCTTTATCATGTTAAGCATCTGGATTATTGATAAAGGAATTCAACCTACCTTAATGGAAATTGCTGAGATGAAGACAGATGAATTTGCCACACGTGCCATTAATTCGGCAGTTCAATTCGCAGAAGATTATAGCTTTGAAGAACTAGTGGAAATTTCGTACGATGAAGCGGGACATCCTGCAGTTTATAGTTATAATCCAGTTATTATGAATGAAATTTACCGCGGTGCGACAGAGAGGGTTGAAGAGTTTTTTCTTTATGTAAATAGGGGTGAACCATATGAATTTGATTATCCATTAGAGGAAATACCTGAATATAGTGGGGCTGTAGATAGTCGGGCAGAGCAGGATCCCACCCTTGTTGAAATACCGTTAGGGCAAGTTACAAGGAACACTGTACTAGCTAATTTAGGACCGAAGATTCCAGTGAACTTAGAAGTAATTGGCAGTGTAAGAACTAATTTTAAACGGGAAACAGAGGACTTTGGGATTAATGGTGCATGGCTCTCCCTTTATTTACAAATAGAGGCCGACGTTCAAATTATTATCCCGTTTACAACCGAAGTACACACGGTAAGTAAAGAAATATATATTGATGGTGGGGCAATCATGAGCAAGGTTCCAGACTTTTATGGTGGAGATGGCGGTGGTCCCTCGATTGCAATTCCAAAAGAAGACTTGAATAATAATGAATAA
- the sufU gene encoding Fe-S cluster assembly sulfur transfer protein SufU — MSLNNLDQLYRTVIMDHYKNPRNRGVVAGDAVTIDMNNPTCGDRIQLQLQVEDGIVKDAKFDGEGCSISMSSASMMTQAVKGKKVNEALTMSHQFSDMMLGKELDTDELDFGDIEALQGVSKFPARIKCATLAWKAMEKGVREE, encoded by the coding sequence ATGTCTTTAAATAACCTTGATCAGCTATATAGAACAGTAATCATGGATCATTATAAAAATCCTAGAAATCGTGGCGTCGTTGCTGGTGATGCAGTAACGATTGACATGAATAACCCTACTTGTGGTGACCGGATTCAATTGCAATTGCAAGTGGAAGATGGCATTGTCAAGGATGCGAAGTTTGATGGAGAAGGCTGCTCAATCAGTATGTCGTCTGCATCAATGATGACGCAAGCGGTAAAAGGGAAAAAAGTTAATGAAGCATTAACGATGTCACATCAATTCTCAGATATGATGCTTGGTAAAGAGCTGGATACGGATGAATTGGATTTTGGTGATATTGAGGCATTACAGGGTGTATCAAAGTTTCCGGCACGAATAAAATGCGCAACACTGGCATGGAAGGCAATGGAAAAAGGTGTTCGTGAGGAATAG
- a CDS encoding sulfite exporter TauE/SafE family protein yields MRQLLVFSFIGFLAQLIDGSLGMAYGVTSTTLLLTFGISPAIASASVHLSEVVTTAASGASHIKFGNVDKKMVYRLIIPGSIGAFLGATFLSNLPGDLAKPYVSLFLLLLGAYVLIRFLFIYNASEEKKESRLSTKQSVPLGLIAGFFDATGGGGWGPISTPILLAKKGMSARKVVGTVDTSEFAIAVSATLGFFISLGWNAVIWPWVIALMIGGVIAAPIAAWLVRIFPAQLMGVLVGGFIILTNARTILTTWVENEALYPIFYSVIFIVWVLAITYSVVKIKRTKVQEKQKDS; encoded by the coding sequence ATGCGACAGCTACTTGTATTTTCGTTTATCGGATTTTTGGCTCAATTGATTGATGGTTCGCTTGGGATGGCTTACGGGGTGACATCCACTACATTATTACTCACCTTTGGAATCAGCCCAGCAATTGCATCTGCTTCGGTTCACTTATCGGAAGTTGTTACAACTGCTGCATCTGGTGCATCTCACATTAAATTTGGAAATGTAGATAAAAAGATGGTTTATCGATTAATCATTCCAGGGTCCATTGGGGCTTTCCTCGGCGCTACATTTTTAAGTAATTTACCAGGTGATCTCGCTAAACCTTATGTATCATTATTTTTATTACTGCTTGGTGCTTATGTATTAATTCGTTTTCTTTTTATTTACAATGCTAGTGAAGAGAAGAAAGAGAGCCGATTGTCCACTAAACAATCCGTTCCACTGGGCTTAATTGCAGGATTCTTTGACGCAACTGGCGGGGGAGGCTGGGGTCCAATTTCTACACCTATACTTTTAGCGAAAAAAGGAATGAGTGCACGAAAGGTAGTCGGAACCGTTGATACAAGTGAATTTGCAATTGCAGTTTCAGCAACTTTAGGATTCTTCATCTCCCTTGGATGGAATGCAGTAATTTGGCCATGGGTTATCGCCCTAATGATTGGCGGTGTAATTGCTGCACCAATCGCAGCGTGGTTAGTTCGAATATTCCCAGCACAATTAATGGGTGTACTTGTCGGTGGATTTATTATATTAACCAATGCAAGAACAATCCTTACTACTTGGGTTGAAAATGAAGCATTATATCCAATTTTTTATAGTGTCATTTTCATTGTTTGGGTACTAGCAATTACCTATTCAGTGGTCAAGATTAAAAGAACCAAAGTTCAAGAAAAACAAAAGGATTCTTAA
- a CDS encoding gamma-glutamyl-gamma-aminobutyrate hydrolase family protein — protein sequence MNKPIIGITSTILDIEIKGEVNPSVQTNHQYVKTVIEIGGIPIVLPVANEEIAKEYVNICDGIIFASGEDINPSNYNESPLEELQKTNIARDEMELPLVRYAVEKRIPILGTCRGLGVINVALGGSMKQNIETKESAFSHNQKTSRKLPSHKISISEDCHLNQLLGVNDAMVNSKHHQAIDELADSLRVAATAEDGTIEAVEARDKNQFILGLQFHPEELYAADTDMLNLLELFGKACSKGN from the coding sequence ATGAATAAACCTATTATTGGAATAACAAGTACAATCCTTGATATAGAGATTAAAGGTGAAGTAAATCCATCTGTTCAAACGAACCATCAATATGTTAAAACAGTGATTGAAATAGGCGGCATACCTATCGTTCTTCCCGTGGCCAATGAAGAAATTGCCAAGGAATATGTTAATATTTGTGATGGCATTATCTTTGCCAGTGGGGAAGATATCAATCCATCCAATTATAATGAATCACCTTTGGAAGAATTACAGAAAACAAATATTGCGAGAGACGAAATGGAGCTGCCCCTCGTAAGGTATGCAGTAGAGAAAAGAATTCCTATTTTGGGTACCTGTCGTGGTCTAGGTGTGATTAATGTTGCACTTGGCGGTTCTATGAAACAGAACATTGAGACAAAAGAAAGTGCTTTTTCCCATAATCAGAAAACCAGCCGTAAATTGCCTAGCCATAAAATAAGTATAAGTGAGGACTGTCATTTAAATCAATTGCTAGGGGTTAATGATGCAATGGTCAACAGTAAGCACCACCAGGCAATCGATGAATTGGCTGATTCGCTTAGAGTAGCTGCTACAGCAGAAGATGGGACGATTGAAGCTGTAGAAGCCAGAGATAAGAATCAATTCATTCTTGGACTGCAATTCCATCCGGAAGAATTGTATGCTGCAGATACCGATATGCTCAACCTGCTTGAGCTTTTCGGTAAAGCATGCAGTAAAGGTAACTAA